The following are from one region of the Bradyrhizobium septentrionale genome:
- a CDS encoding helix-turn-helix domain-containing protein, whose translation MQATSNFGVQETHGILSRFQAEFRGSSEGLGWSSAYASVQRERPFDGHFHALSDNLMVLHRGGPVDITYVMDGKSVARQIPRGGVFFLPAGHACNVVLHEALESTHIYLRSDLFAGRDGAPSLIGGLAPMLGDQDAVLEHLAAAIGDSITSSLPASSLFVDPIAQAIANRFVAINFHKPSVEAGKHPNLLSNRQMARIREFVDTNLDTDIRLDQLAELCGRSTEYFVRLFKATSGISPYQYVLNLRIERARALLADETHSLADIALACGFSHQEHFTRMFRRFTGVTPGRYRRSH comes from the coding sequence ATGCAGGCGACGTCGAATTTTGGGGTGCAGGAGACGCACGGGATCCTGAGCCGCTTCCAGGCCGAATTCCGCGGCTCGAGCGAGGGGCTCGGCTGGTCGTCCGCGTATGCCTCGGTCCAGCGTGAACGGCCGTTTGATGGGCACTTCCACGCGCTATCCGACAATCTGATGGTGCTGCATCGGGGCGGCCCCGTCGACATCACCTATGTGATGGACGGCAAGTCGGTCGCCCGACAGATTCCGCGCGGCGGCGTGTTCTTCCTGCCGGCGGGACATGCCTGCAACGTCGTCCTGCACGAAGCGCTGGAATCCACCCACATCTATCTGCGGTCCGATTTGTTCGCGGGCCGGGACGGGGCCCCCAGCCTGATCGGCGGGCTCGCGCCGATGCTCGGCGATCAGGATGCCGTGCTGGAGCATCTGGCTGCGGCGATCGGCGACAGCATCACCAGCAGCCTGCCGGCCTCGTCGCTGTTCGTCGATCCGATCGCCCAGGCGATCGCCAACCGCTTTGTCGCGATCAATTTCCACAAGCCGAGCGTGGAGGCCGGCAAGCATCCGAACCTGCTCAGCAACAGGCAGATGGCGCGGATCCGCGAATTCGTCGACACCAATCTCGATACCGATATCCGGCTCGACCAGCTCGCGGAGCTCTGCGGCCGCAGCACCGAATATTTCGTGCGCCTGTTCAAGGCGACCAGCGGCATTTCTCCCTACCAATACGTGCTCAATCTGCGCATCGAGCGCGCCAGGGCGCTGCTCGCCGACGAGACGCACAGCCTGGCCGACATCGCACTGGCCTGCGGCTTCTCCCACCAGGAGCACTTTACGCGCATGTTCCGCCGCTTCACCGGCGTGACGCCGGGACGATACCGGCGCAGCCACTAG
- a CDS encoding spermidine synthase has translation MIPWEKIDTARIPGTEGELRLMRRGREFSIMLGTNELMNSRLSGSEAALATLAAKKIEKVAKPHFLIGGLGMGFTLRAALAVLGPEAQIMVAELVPAVVAWARGPMAEIFGDSLNDTRVSIQEVDVADVIERHPRTFDAILLDVDNGPEGLTRKANDGLYDVSGLKVAHTALRRGGVLAVWSSGPNAKFPKSLSRAGFAVNEIAVRATGRGRGVRHVIWIAVKE, from the coding sequence ATGATTCCATGGGAAAAGATCGATACCGCGCGCATTCCCGGCACCGAAGGTGAATTGCGCCTGATGCGGCGCGGCCGCGAATTCTCAATCATGCTCGGCACCAACGAGCTGATGAACAGCCGCCTGTCGGGCTCGGAAGCAGCCCTAGCGACCCTTGCTGCGAAGAAGATAGAAAAGGTCGCGAAGCCGCATTTTCTCATCGGCGGCCTCGGCATGGGCTTTACGCTGCGGGCGGCGCTCGCCGTGCTCGGACCCGAAGCGCAGATCATGGTGGCCGAACTGGTGCCGGCAGTCGTTGCCTGGGCGAGGGGCCCGATGGCGGAGATATTCGGCGACAGCCTGAACGATACGCGCGTCAGCATTCAGGAGGTTGACGTTGCTGACGTGATCGAGCGCCATCCGCGCACCTTCGATGCCATTCTCCTCGATGTCGATAACGGCCCCGAAGGCCTGACCCGCAAGGCCAATGACGGGCTGTATGATGTCTCCGGACTCAAGGTCGCGCACACCGCGTTGCGGCGCGGCGGCGTGCTCGCAGTCTGGTCATCAGGGCCGAATGCCAAATTCCCGAAATCCCTGTCCCGGGCCGGGTTCGCCGTCAACGAGATCGCCGTGCGCGCCACCGGCCGAGGCCGCGGCGTACGCCACGTGATCTGGATCGCGGTCAAGGAATAG
- a CDS encoding bifunctional cytochrome P450/NADPH--P450 reductase, whose amino-acid sequence MASGNRLSPIPHPPTKPVVGNMLSLDSTAPVQHLVKLSKELGPIFWLDMMGSPIVIVSGHDLVDELSDEKRFDKAVRGSLRRVRAVGGDGLFTADTKEPNWSKAHNILMQPFGNRAMQSYHPSMVDIAEQLVKKWERLNADEEIEVVHDMTALTLDTIGLCGFDYRFNSFYRRDYHPFVESLVRSLETIMMTRGLPLEGLWMQKRRKTLADDVGFMNKMVDEIIAERRGNADVTSDKKDMLAAMMTGVDRATGEQLDDVNIRYQINTFLIAGHETTSGLLSCTIYALMKHPEVLKKAYEEVDRVLGPDLDARPTYQQVTQLTYITQCLKEALRLWPPAPAYGIAPLSDETIGGKYKLKKNTFITVLVMALHRDPSVWGPKPDVFDPENFSREAEAKRPINAWKPFGNGQRACIGRGFAMHEAALAIGMILQRFKLLDVHRYQMHLKETLTVKPDGFRIKVRPRDDRDRGAFAGSTGAVAAAPKAPRVPTTRPGHNTPMLVLYGSNLGSAEELATRMADLSEINGFAVRLGPLDDYVGKLPEEGGVLIICASYNGAAPDNATQFVKWLESDLAKDAFAKVRYAVFGCGNSDWAATYQSVPRFIDEQLTRHGARAVYPRGEGDARSDLDGQFQKWFPEAAKVATKEFGIDWNFTRTAEDEPLYAIEPVAQGAVNTIVTQGGAVPMKVLANNELQNKEGAHPSERSTRHIEVELPPNLRYRVGDHLSVVPRNDPTLVDSVARRFGFLPADQIRLQVSEGRRAQLPVGNAVSVGRLLTEFVELQQVATRKQIQIMAEHTRCPVTKPKLMAFVGDDEASAGRYRTEVLSKRKSVFDLLEEYPACELPFHLYLEMLSLLAPRYYSISSSPAGEAQRCSVTVGVVEAPASSGRGIYKGICSNYLARRRAGDTVHATIKETKAGFRLPDDNAVPIIMIGPGTGLAPFRGFLQERAARKAHGAALGPAMLFFGCRHPEQDFIYGDELKAFAADGVSELYTAFSRADGPKTYVQHLVAAQKDRIWELIQKGAIVYVCGDGSKMEPDVKATLMSIYSERTGVDADAAARWIEEMGTRNRYVLDVWAGG is encoded by the coding sequence ATGGCGTCCGGCAACAGACTGAGTCCGATCCCGCATCCGCCGACGAAGCCGGTGGTCGGCAACATGCTGTCGCTGGATTCGACCGCGCCGGTGCAGCATCTGGTGAAGCTCTCCAAGGAGCTCGGGCCGATCTTCTGGCTCGACATGATGGGGTCGCCGATCGTGATCGTCTCCGGTCACGATCTGGTCGACGAGCTCTCCGACGAGAAGCGCTTCGACAAGGCGGTGCGCGGCTCGCTGCGCCGCGTGCGCGCGGTCGGCGGCGACGGGCTGTTCACCGCCGACACCAAGGAGCCGAACTGGAGCAAGGCGCACAACATCCTGATGCAGCCGTTCGGCAACCGCGCGATGCAGTCGTACCACCCGAGCATGGTCGATATCGCCGAGCAGCTGGTCAAGAAATGGGAGCGCCTCAACGCCGACGAGGAGATCGAGGTCGTCCACGACATGACGGCGCTGACCCTCGACACCATTGGGCTCTGCGGCTTCGACTATCGCTTCAATTCGTTCTACCGGCGCGACTACCACCCCTTCGTGGAATCGCTGGTGCGCTCGCTCGAGACCATCATGATGACCCGCGGCCTGCCGCTAGAGGGTCTGTGGATGCAGAAGCGGCGCAAGACGCTCGCTGACGACGTCGGCTTCATGAACAAGATGGTCGACGAGATCATCGCGGAGCGGCGCGGCAATGCCGACGTGACCAGCGACAAGAAAGACATGCTGGCTGCGATGATGACCGGCGTCGACCGTGCGACCGGCGAGCAGCTCGACGACGTCAACATCCGCTACCAGATCAACACCTTTCTGATCGCCGGCCACGAGACCACCAGCGGCCTGCTGTCGTGCACGATCTATGCGCTGATGAAGCATCCCGAGGTGCTTAAGAAGGCCTATGAGGAGGTCGACCGCGTCCTCGGTCCCGACCTCGATGCGAGGCCGACCTATCAGCAGGTGACGCAGCTCACCTACATCACGCAATGCCTGAAGGAGGCGCTGCGGTTGTGGCCGCCCGCGCCGGCCTACGGCATCGCGCCGCTCAGCGACGAGACCATCGGCGGAAAGTACAAATTAAAGAAGAACACCTTCATCACCGTGCTGGTGATGGCGCTGCATCGCGACCCCTCGGTCTGGGGACCGAAACCCGACGTGTTCGATCCCGAGAATTTCAGCCGCGAGGCGGAGGCCAAGCGCCCGATCAACGCCTGGAAGCCGTTCGGCAACGGCCAGCGCGCCTGCATCGGCCGCGGCTTTGCCATGCACGAGGCGGCGCTCGCGATCGGCATGATCCTGCAACGCTTCAAGCTGCTCGACGTGCATCGCTACCAGATGCATCTGAAGGAGACGCTGACGGTCAAGCCCGACGGTTTCAGGATCAAGGTGCGGCCGCGCGACGATAGGGATCGCGGCGCGTTCGCCGGAAGCACGGGCGCGGTTGCGGCCGCGCCAAAGGCGCCGCGCGTGCCGACCACGCGCCCCGGCCACAACACGCCGATGCTGGTGCTCTACGGCTCCAACCTCGGCTCGGCCGAGGAGCTCGCGACCCGGATGGCGGATCTGTCCGAGATCAATGGTTTCGCAGTACGTCTCGGGCCGCTGGATGACTATGTCGGCAAGCTGCCGGAGGAGGGCGGCGTCCTGATCATCTGCGCCTCCTACAATGGGGCGGCGCCCGACAATGCCACGCAATTCGTCAAATGGCTCGAAAGCGATCTGGCGAAGGACGCCTTCGCCAAGGTGCGCTATGCGGTGTTTGGCTGCGGCAACAGCGATTGGGCCGCGACCTACCAGTCGGTGCCGCGCTTCATCGACGAGCAATTGACCAGGCATGGCGCGCGCGCCGTCTATCCGCGCGGCGAGGGCGATGCGCGCAGTGATCTCGACGGCCAGTTCCAGAAATGGTTCCCGGAGGCGGCGAAGGTCGCGACCAAGGAATTCGGCATCGACTGGAATTTCACCCGCACCGCCGAGGACGAGCCGCTTTATGCGATCGAGCCGGTGGCGCAGGGCGCGGTCAACACCATCGTGACGCAGGGCGGCGCGGTGCCGATGAAGGTGCTCGCCAACAACGAGCTGCAGAACAAGGAGGGCGCCCATCCGTCGGAGCGCTCGACCCGGCACATCGAGGTCGAACTGCCGCCCAATCTCAGGTATCGCGTCGGCGATCATCTCAGCGTGGTGCCGCGCAACGATCCGACCCTGGTCGATTCCGTTGCGCGCCGGTTCGGCTTCCTGCCGGCAGACCAGATCCGTCTGCAAGTCAGTGAAGGCCGCCGCGCGCAGCTGCCGGTCGGCAACGCGGTGTCGGTTGGGCGGTTGCTCACCGAGTTCGTCGAGCTGCAGCAGGTCGCGACCCGCAAGCAGATCCAGATCATGGCGGAGCACACCCGCTGCCCGGTGACCAAGCCGAAGCTGATGGCCTTTGTCGGCGACGATGAGGCCTCGGCCGGGCGCTACCGCACCGAGGTGCTGTCCAAGCGCAAATCGGTGTTCGACCTGCTTGAGGAATATCCGGCCTGCGAGCTGCCGTTCCACCTCTATCTCGAAATGCTGTCGCTGCTGGCGCCGCGCTATTACTCGATCTCGTCGTCTCCGGCCGGCGAGGCACAGCGCTGCAGCGTCACGGTGGGCGTGGTGGAAGCCCCCGCAAGCTCAGGCCGGGGCATCTACAAGGGCATCTGCTCGAACTATCTGGCGCGCCGCCGCGCCGGCGACACCGTCCACGCCACCATCAAGGAAACCAAGGCCGGCTTCCGCCTGCCCGATGACAACGCCGTGCCGATCATCATGATCGGGCCGGGCACGGGCTTGGCGCCGTTCCGCGGCTTCCTGCAGGAGCGCGCCGCGCGCAAGGCGCATGGGGCTGCGCTGGGCCCTGCGATGCTGTTCTTCGGCTGCCGCCATCCGGAGCAGGATTTCATCTATGGAGATGAGCTGAAAGCTTTTGCAGCCGACGGCGTCAGTGAACTCTATACCGCCTTCTCGCGCGCCGACGGGCCGAAGACATACGTGCAGCACCTCGTCGCCGCGCAGAAGGATCGGATCTGGGAGCTGATCCAGAAGGGCGCAATCGTCTATGTCTGCGGCGACGGCAGCAAGATGGAGCCCGACGTCAAGGCGACCCTGATGTCGATCTATAGCGAGCGCACCGGCGTCGACGCCGATGCCGCTGCGCGCTGGATCGAGGAGATGGGCACCAGGAACCGCTACGTCCTGGACGTCTGGGCCGGTGGGTAG
- a CDS encoding WS/DGAT/MGAT family O-acyltransferase, whose product MSDAKKLSSLDASFLYLETPEMPMHVGSMAIFRLPDGYKGDFFEEFKAMIASRLHVAPILKARLQKAPLDIDHPSWVEDDQFDIDRHIFRASLPAPRDRATLERIVGWMHAKLLNRARPLWEFYVFEGMKDNEIGLYSKMHHACIDGGAGAALTSMIYDLTPVPRQIDPPSAKKVAQEPRDIAANLIDAYQQLWTQPFEAAAAAQKSLELPRSGKSDLGSILFDNAMFQIESAVKFAGSMPTVLKSLSDVVAKVADPRSRESLQAMASPPTILNKAISSERSFAGTSISLSRAKALAKASGGKLNDVVLALASGVVRRYLISQGALPNKSLTAGVPISLREEGNAESNNQVFGMICSIATDIEDPKKRLETIIAQSTKSKEMSHPLRALVPQVSNISLLGAPIVVQILALLYSRSDLSNVLPPATNITVSNVPGPRQTLYAAGAELLHIFPVSISTHGVALNITVQSYRDQLDFGFIVGANIIPHVQVMCDMLPLEFDALEAAFAPPPADIKGAAE is encoded by the coding sequence ATGAGCGACGCCAAGAAGCTGTCCTCGTTGGACGCATCGTTTCTCTATCTGGAAACGCCGGAAATGCCGATGCATGTTGGCAGCATGGCGATCTTCCGCCTGCCCGATGGCTACAAGGGCGACTTCTTCGAGGAGTTTAAGGCGATGATCGCCTCGCGGCTGCACGTTGCGCCGATCCTCAAGGCGCGCCTGCAGAAGGCGCCGCTCGACATCGATCATCCGTCCTGGGTCGAGGACGACCAGTTCGACATCGACCGCCATATCTTCCGCGCCAGCCTGCCCGCGCCGCGCGACCGCGCCACGCTGGAGCGGATCGTCGGCTGGATGCACGCCAAGCTGTTGAACCGCGCCCGCCCGCTCTGGGAGTTCTACGTCTTCGAGGGCATGAAGGACAACGAGATCGGGCTCTATTCCAAGATGCACCACGCCTGCATCGACGGCGGCGCCGGTGCGGCGCTGACCAGCATGATCTACGATTTGACGCCGGTGCCGCGGCAGATCGATCCGCCGAGCGCGAAAAAGGTCGCGCAGGAGCCGCGCGACATCGCGGCCAATCTGATCGACGCCTATCAGCAGCTCTGGACCCAGCCGTTCGAGGCGGCCGCCGCCGCGCAGAAGAGCCTGGAACTGCCGCGCTCTGGCAAGAGCGATCTCGGCTCGATCCTGTTCGACAATGCCATGTTCCAGATCGAGAGCGCGGTGAAATTCGCCGGCTCGATGCCGACCGTGCTCAAGAGCCTGTCCGACGTCGTCGCCAAGGTCGCCGATCCCAGGTCGCGCGAGAGCCTGCAGGCGATGGCCTCGCCTCCGACCATTCTCAACAAGGCGATCTCGTCCGAGCGCAGCTTCGCAGGCACCTCGATCTCGCTGTCGCGCGCCAAGGCGCTGGCGAAGGCCTCGGGCGGCAAGCTCAACGACGTCGTGCTGGCGCTCGCCTCCGGCGTGGTGCGGCGTTATCTGATCAGCCAGGGCGCGCTGCCGAACAAGTCGTTGACGGCCGGTGTGCCGATCTCGCTGCGCGAGGAGGGTAATGCCGAATCCAACAACCAGGTGTTCGGCATGATCTGCTCGATCGCGACCGATATCGAGGATCCCAAGAAGCGGCTCGAAACCATCATCGCACAGTCCACCAAGTCCAAGGAGATGTCGCATCCGCTGCGCGCCCTGGTGCCGCAGGTCTCCAACATCTCGCTGTTGGGCGCGCCGATCGTGGTGCAGATTCTGGCGCTGCTCTACAGCCGCTCCGACCTCTCCAACGTGCTGCCGCCGGCGACCAATATCACGGTGTCGAACGTGCCGGGGCCGCGGCAGACGCTCTACGCGGCGGGTGCGGAGCTGCTGCACATCTTCCCGGTTTCGATCTCGACCCATGGCGTCGCGCTCAACATCACGGTGCAGAGCTATCGCGATCAGCTTGATTTCGGCTTCATTGTCGGTGCCAACATCATTCCTCATGTGCAGGTGATGTGCGACATGCTGCCGCTCGAATTCGATGCACTCGAGGCGGCGTTCGCGCCCCCGCCTGCCGACATCAAGGGCGCGGCCGAATAG
- a CDS encoding alpha/beta fold hydrolase, with translation MIEMPTLQFAETNGIRMGFYESGPKTDTPPVVLCHGWPELAFSWRHQIKALGEAGIRVIAPDQRGYGATDRPEPVEAYDMENLTGDLVGLLDHLKIDKAIFVGHDWGGFVVWQMPLRHSSRVAGVVGVNTPHWDRAPMDPIALFRQRFGDHMYIVQFQDPAREPDRIFGSRVEQTFDAFMRKPVARPPGTPEEQPIAGVGASARLNLAFPQMIANYDARHDPRTPILSADEKKVFVDTFSKTGFTGGINWYRNFTRNWERSAGLDHHVRVPSLMIMAENDAVLPPSAADGMEKLVPDLEKYLVHDSGHWTQQEKPDEVSAKLIEWRKRKFG, from the coding sequence ATGATTGAAATGCCAACGCTGCAGTTCGCCGAGACGAACGGCATCCGCATGGGATTTTACGAATCGGGTCCCAAGACCGACACGCCGCCGGTGGTGCTGTGCCATGGCTGGCCCGAACTGGCGTTCTCCTGGCGCCACCAGATCAAGGCGCTGGGCGAGGCCGGCATCCGGGTGATTGCGCCGGATCAGCGCGGCTACGGCGCGACCGACCGGCCGGAGCCGGTCGAAGCCTACGACATGGAGAACCTGACCGGCGATCTCGTCGGCTTGCTCGATCATCTCAAGATCGACAAGGCGATCTTCGTCGGTCACGACTGGGGCGGCTTTGTCGTCTGGCAGATGCCGCTCAGGCATTCGTCGCGGGTCGCCGGCGTCGTCGGCGTCAACACGCCGCATTGGGACCGTGCGCCGATGGACCCGATCGCGCTGTTCCGCCAGCGCTTCGGCGACCATATGTATATCGTCCAGTTCCAGGATCCGGCGCGCGAGCCCGACCGCATCTTCGGCAGCCGCGTCGAGCAGACTTTCGACGCCTTCATGCGCAAGCCGGTGGCGCGCCCGCCCGGCACGCCGGAGGAACAGCCGATCGCCGGCGTCGGGGCGTCGGCCCGGCTCAATCTGGCGTTTCCGCAGATGATCGCGAATTATGACGCCAGGCACGATCCGCGCACGCCGATCCTGTCGGCGGACGAGAAGAAAGTGTTCGTCGATACGTTCTCGAAGACCGGCTTTACCGGCGGCATCAACTGGTACCGCAATTTCACCCGCAACTGGGAACGCTCGGCCGGGCTGGACCATCACGTGCGGGTGCCGTCTCTGATGATCATGGCCGAGAACGACGCGGTGCTGCCGCCGTCGGCCGCCGACGGCATGGAGAAGCTGGTGCCGGACCTCGAAAAGTATCTGGTTCACGACAGCGGCCATTGGACGCAGCAGGAAAAGCCTGACGAAGTCAGCGCCAAGCTGATTGAGTGGCGTAAGCGAAAATTCGGCTAG